aattgttataaatcaAACCTAACTTGtagagttctacaggtgaccatttaaaCATTTATCAAAAATGTATGGTTTCAGCGAGAAATAagattatgactaacattacattatgacttattaaattatggcagtcgaaaggatcctgATGTTATTTTCAAGGGTGAGATTTAAAAAACGACCTGCTCGCCAGTGGCCAAAAAATGCTTCATTTGTAACGCTTTACTTttggttatttttaaaatttaggtCCAATCATGCATGCACGCATGTCATTGTTTGCTGCTGACTCTACCAAACATGTTGTATCTTTATGTTTCGACTATGAAAAAGTCATAAAGAACTAAAATAGTTTAatcattaaataaactaaacttgtTATACATTTCTACATGTAAAGCTTTTGCGATTAAAAAGCCATTAGTAGAAATAAACTTTCTAAATCACTGCTCTATGAAGGACACAATTCCatgaataaaatattagaaCTCGATTTGAACTTGAAATATTAGGACCTTTGACTTTCTCGACGAAATTgtgatattaattattatgactAGCGAATTTACGTAAAATTCTATCATAAAACTTATACTTTTAAAACCAGTAAAACACAAGTTCCCAAAGTAAAACACAAGTTCCCAAAGTGTCCACCAAGGCGTCCACGGAAAACCAGACGAAGGTCCACATTAGTGTGAAAAACAATCGTAGTTTTGGGAATatagtagaaatgtagcagTAGGGAGTCTACCGTCAacagtaaaactaaaacaaaaaaaagtttttatatagtaattttaaataccagcttttttgtttttttttataatcaatacGTTCCCTCAACAAAAAATTTAAGGTTATTTAATAACGAAAAAGATTTTTAGATCGCCAGACGGGATTGGAACCCGCACTTTCTGTGACTTTAGGTACCTACGCGCCAGAAGTGTTATAACAACCAGACTACCGGAAATCtatccgtaccaagtttcaagtcgatattatgaactgttgaagagttccgccctgcggagGTGATCCTGGCCAAACCACCCAAATTTTCCTgccagattattttattttcaccgAGCATACATAAATATGTGAAATTTTATGTCAGTCTGACCGTGACCACTCGAAATGGGTCAAAGACTTCTAAGATTTGATTGCAGAGAACTGGTGAAACTAATTAAAGTTGTAaataacataggtactttttgtatgaaatttctataaagtttttttaatacataaaattgaccgtgattgacccctgtctcatctgatgttaagtgcagatgaggccaaaggtgtatctcactggtttagtacgagtaacagcctattcactctagccttgaaccCCTTCTTGGCCTTGGCCTTGTAGTTTACCACTTCCTAACAAAATTTGATCTGCATGTGCTAAGTATATTTAAACATTGTCTTAGACCGACTTGGTCGGACTAAATGTAACTACATAGCTCTGAAGTTAACTGCTAACCTAGGATGAAATAGTGGCAACATGGTATAGAACTGCTTTCTATAATCCCGATTTAGTGATTTAATCTTTTGATCTAAGACCGTTCATGAGGGACTTACTTAATTGCATTCAAGACAACTTGCCTTGCACAAAACAAAAGGAAacctaaaaaaacaattattgttttttacaaataaGCAGCGTTACCACTGGACTGCAAAAATGTGTAGGTATACATTTATTCATTTCACTTTATAAAACAATCCAACGGCCGAAACTAATACAAGCAATCTTATTGTAAGGTTCAAATCGTACaaaaatttattagttttttcaTATCTACAGCATTTTTGACGTAAAATGCATAAACATgccaaatattttgcaaaagaaTACTTTTTTCTAAAACTTTATCTATTTCTGTTCAGATTTTAAACAACTTAgacaaaaataactatttttttatttgtttcagcaTCAAGGTCCACCTTCCCTACAACGTCCATACAATCCATCACCATCATGTCGAGAAAGTACCAATATTTCACGAAGTACCAGTCATCAAAGAAGTACCAATTATAAAAACTGTACCAATTTATAAGACCGTGCCTATTGTAAACACAGTGCACGTTGAAAAGCCGGTATTCATACCAATCAAAGAACATAGTTGGCTTTAAGAGATCATAGAGTAAAATTTCTCAGCAGGTACACGAGGTGCTGCTGTATATCATGTAGGAAATTgttctgtataaataaataaaatagaagtaTCCTAAGGACATAGTGGATCTGTGAACGTCGAATCTTTTTACACACGTATATTTTCAATAAGAACATTATATGTTGTTTCGATTTTctgtgataaagtctattctttattcttttgtgttattttattatacaccGTTAACTGCTCAAAATCTTTATAAATTGATTCTCATTATTTCAAaagtatttataaacataaagacaaaaaatagttgacgttttattttaaatggtgacatacatattttaaaattcatttaacTCATTCTTTTTCGATATAGGAGGTTTGTTGCCAAACGCAAAAAATGCGTAAACGGTATTATAATGCTCTCATGTGACACTATTGTACCAGAAATTAACTATACTTTTAAAACCTCTACACACGCAACTAGAGCAAGTGTTGATTACCCTAACATAAAGCTATAACTACATTAGGTTTGTCAGCATTGCGTGGGTTGGATCTTTTCCACACCTACAAATGAAACTAAATGTGAACATTGAActtgtaagtataaaatacgGCTACTTTTGGTATAAAGAAATATAGATACAATCTGTCTTGTTCATTGTGGATTCTTATCAGCCGTTTATTCATACTTTTCCTTCTATTTTTAAACCCCAAGGCTTAAAAGGGTAAAGGGTGAGGGAAAGTTTCACCTATGTAGTATTAGGATGAACCGATTTTACCTTTCATTTCATAGCTGATTTGATAAAAATGGTCCTTAACTATGTTTTGTTTCATGCAATTAAATTCGACACTTCCTAGTTGTCCAATTATTGGAAATAATGTTAGTACTCTaacttttatacatttttgataCTTCAGATATAATTTGCAATATTCGAGCATTTGCAGTAAACaagaagggtccacggaaaaaACGTGTCTAATCACCTAAGCAACTCTTTAACAGTCAGCAATaaatcacgaacaattactatggttagcatttttttatgtagcctgtaatatgtcccactgctgggcaaagacctcccctttctttcgccaatcttccctatcatgagcatgcgcctgccaatcgagctgaaaagcgctcaggtcgtcccgccatctcctcttgggtctgcctctgctcctttgaCCATCCTTCGGAACCCATTCGGTAACGATTCGTGACCATCGGTctggatgcatgcggcagacatgtccagcccagtcccacttcagcttggcggtcttgacacccacatcggTTATACGGGTTTTGGAGCGCAGTGCcgtgtttctgattcgatcagttcttcgaactcccagaatactgcgctccattgctcgtTGGCAAACCTTAAGCTTGAACTTTTGAGCTTCAGTCAATGACCAAGTCTGGGCGCCGTAGGTTAAGATGGGAAGAATGCACATGTCGACGAGTTTGCGCTTAAATAACAGAGGAaggtttatttaaaagttataaaaatatatttattgcttTCAGATTATTTCATTCAGGTAAGGCAAGTCATCAGTCATCGGTCAGTTTGTTGCTCAATCCGCGTACGGATGTGACGTCTCATAAAACAGTAGCTgtatttgaagggtccacggaaagaacatgcttagtaaccttttttttaattgagatttAAATCTCAAAATTTAGAGTTATTAATaaggtaagtcatagtactttgcgaggtctacattttgagattaaaatctcaattaaaaaaaaagattactaggcatgttctttccgtggacccttcaaatacAGCTACTGTTTTAAGAGACGTCACATCCGTACGCGAATTAGCACCAAACTGACTGTTCCCTCATAAAACACAATCGCGATACGCATTCGTTAATTGTCGCCCAATTAAGTCTTTTGTCGATCCGTAGGCACTTGTTACCGATAATTATTTCACTCGTGAATATACCCCCTGACAGTTCCGATAACACGCCAGTGTTAAAATTGAGATAACAATTTGAAAGGTTATTTAATTGGAATTACTTGCATAAAACAATTGAACGTGGTATCAATAATTAAATGGCTGTGGGCGATCAGCCTTGATCAGCTGGTTGGAGATACCAATAAATGAGCTGAGTTTTTAAGTGTCCTACTATTTATTACAATACATAGCACCAAATACATAgcaatttaattttcataagtATTGTGACGTAATCGTCATTCGCTCGTTTATTTCAGCTTCATTTGGATTAGTCGGACAATGACAAAGAATGGCGGAAGGACACGACGAGATACAGACTGTAAATAATCCCACATTATACGTTTAAAGACGAGGTACTTATCACCGATAACCATAAACTCAATGTTTTAAGTAACTGTgctgaaatatcgagcttctcttgAACAAACTCTCTGTTTTCTTCGGGAACAAAACTtcaatttaaatcataaaatatacttaaactcgTTTTCAGCATAGgcctcaaaataaaataaaaaacattaaaggtAAACTAAAcgactaaattaaaataattatttacaccGGTTTCCAAGACAAATAGGTAACTTGAATGAATTTCGTAAATGTTCAAACAGGAATTCTTTAAATTCTAGATACTTAAAAACGCCTTATCTTAAACAGTACGAAATATTATAACTTTTTGACAACAACGTTGTCGTGATCGTGTCAAGTCCATTGAACCAGATTGAACCgtataaaaaaagattaatgAAGCGAAAAGCGAAACACACATGTCTTGTGCAGATTAACgccattttaaataataagaacGTTAAGAATATTAATCAAAAACCAATTATGCGGTTCAGCAGTTTGATATTCATCTGAGAATCATTTGTTTGCGCGAATTATATCAATTAACCGCATATAATAACGATTGCAGTGAGTTTATTTTGATGATTCTCTTTGGCATTCTAATTTGAACGTACACTATTGGGCATACAAAGTGACCCTTTAAT
This portion of the Choristoneura fumiferana chromosome 14, NRCan_CFum_1, whole genome shotgun sequence genome encodes:
- the LOC141435097 gene encoding uncharacterized protein, which gives rise to MKNVAILLVAALACHLVVASPVPEPDPSKTHIKVHLPYNVHTIHHHHVEKVPIFHEVPVIKEVPIIKTVPIYKTVPIVNTVHVEKPVFIPIKEHSWL